One stretch of Sebastes umbrosus isolate fSebUmb1 chromosome 5, fSebUmb1.pri, whole genome shotgun sequence DNA includes these proteins:
- the LOC119488217 gene encoding granzyme B(G,H)-like, translating into MMHALHRLLLFHLMTCLGLHALGSEIIHGQKAPEKSMLYMASVQNRSNHHVCGGFLINEDFVVTAAHCDGQHPTSVVLGAHNLKKDDKKMRNVVKKWKFPSYVNVGKGDDIMLLKLSRKARLDKRVQPIELPETEIELKDNETCLIAGWGLTSTGGKVVDVLQVVDVPIVNPEVCKKQWRHEEISLPANVICAGGYGTDKGFCQGDSGGPLVCNGKAVGVVSFNFKETVTTQIYLTST; encoded by the exons ATGATGCATGCACTGCACAGGCTTCTGCTTTTTCATCTCATGACATGTCTTGGACTTCACG CACTTGGGAGTGAAATCATACATGGGCAAAAAGCCCCGGAGAAGTCAATGCTGTATATGGCCTCGGTGCAGAACAGAAGCAATCATCATGTATGTGGAGGATTCCTCATCAATGAAGACTTTGTGGTCACTGCTGCGCACTGTGATGGCCA GCATCCTACAAGTGTCGTTCTTGGGGCCCACAATCTCAAGAAGGatgataagaaaatgagaaACGTTGTAAAGAAATGGAAGTTTCCATCTTATGTGAATGTCGGAAAAGGGGATGACATCATGCTCCTCAAA CTGTCTAGGAAAGCTCGACTGGACAAAAGAGTACAACCGATTGAGCTTCCAGAGACTGAGATTGAGTTAAAAGATAATGAAACGTGCCTCATAGCTGGATGGGGTTTAACAAGTACTGGTGGTAAAGTTGTTGATGTGCTGCAAGTGGTGGATGTGCCTATCGTTAACCCGGAGGTCTGTAAGAAGCAATGGCGTCATGAGGAAATTAGTCTTCCTGCCAATGTTATCTGTGCAGGTGGATATGGCACAGACAAGGGATTCTGTCAG GGTGATTCTGGTGGTCCTCTGGTGTGCAACGGGAAGGCTGTTGGTGTTGTCTCTTTCAACTTCAAAGAAACTGTGACTACCCAAATTTACCTAACGTCTacgtaa